The following is a genomic window from Episyrphus balteatus chromosome 1, idEpiBalt1.1, whole genome shotgun sequence.
CTGGGGGAAATGTACGGTGAGCTCACAGTTCTCGTTCAATCGTCATAGTGTTCAGTTACTACAACAGTGAAGTgaagtgaaattaaaaatgccGCCCAAGACTAGTGGTAAAGCAGCAAAGAAGGCCGGAAaggcacaaaaaaatatcaccaaGACCGATAAGAAGAAGAAGCGCAAGAGGAAGGAAAGCTACGCAATCTACATTTACAAAGTACTCAAGCAAGTACATCCCGACACTGGTATTTCATCGAAAGCCATGAGCATCATGAACAGTTTTGTAAATGATATCTTCGAAAGGATTGCCGCTGAAGCTTCGCGTTTAGCTCACTACAATAAACGCTCAACAATCACAAGTCGGGAGATCCAAACTGCCGTGCGATTGTTGTTGCCTGGTGAACTTGCCAAGCACGCTGTTAGTGAAGGAACTAAGGCAGTTACCAAATACACAAGCtcgaagtaatttatttactgaatttcttcaataaatggcCCTTTTCAGGGccgcaaaaatatcaaaaagagatACCAaccaaattcacaaaaaaaatctatgaattCAATTAgggaatttatattgaaaaaataaaattaaatcattctaTTCTcgcattgattttgtttgagaaaattatgtagcgtcgatatgttttttttttttttgagaaaactaagtAGGTATCgtcgacatgttttttttttttatttcttttgagaaAGCTATGcagcgtcgtcggtcgtcgccaTGTTTTTTTTCTCGAGAAAACTATCTACtatcgacattttttttaagaatattgtaGCATCGACATAATTaaactgaaataaatttgtaataaaattgaaaatcatcaCATTCTTCGcatttaaattctaaaattgtttgcagtttgaataaaaatcatagactgcatacaaaaaaaaacctaaactaaAACTGTTCTGTTTGGATTTGAAGGAAAAACCTacttcttttctttgtttttttttttcaatttgtagcAATTGAAGTTTAaatctctttgaaaaaaaatttgtagtccTGAAAAGGACTGTGGTTTTgtatattaatttcaaatttatattgaaattacttCTTAGCCTTCTTGGCAGCAACCGCCTTTTTGGGTTTAGCTGCAGATGCTGTCGCTGATTTTGCTTTTGGTACTTTTGGCTTGGGAGCAGCGGCCTTTGCTTTAGTTGGTTTAGCTTTGACTGCTGTAGTTTTCTTAGCACTTTTTACCTTTGGCTTTTCTACCTTCTTTTTATCGGCAGTCTTTTTTGTAGTGGCAGCAGCTTTCTTCACTTTCTTCTCACCAGCAGggttcttcaattttttgtcaCCAGCTGCAGCGGCTTTTGGTTTAGCAGCAGATTTTTTCTTCTCGGCGGACTTTGCTTTTGGTTCCTTGCTTGCTAATGCAGACAATTTGAAAGAACCAGCAGCACCCTTTCCTTTTGTTTGCACTAATTTACCACTAATCACAGCacttttcaagtattttttgataaatggaGCAAGTTTTTGAACGTCCACCTTGTAAGTAGCTGCGATGTATTTTTTGATAGCCAACAACGAAGAGCCACCACGTTCCTTCAATGTCTTGATGGCGGCATCAACCATTTGCTGAGTAGGAGGATGAGTTGGAGTTGATTTTGGTTTCTTTGAACCACTGGCAGCAGCCTTCTTgggttttttttctgcaacaaCGGCAGGAGATGCAGCGACAGTATcggacattttgatttttttattaaaatataactttcaatataataaaacacttttaagaattcactttttttttggtaatcttCAAGCGAAATATCAACTCATAGACTTGAATTGATGAGAATCAACGAGAACGaaggtatacaaaattttcatttatttgaacGCTTTTACACTGTTGCATCCTTAGGTTAGTCTGaaaaagttaagatttttcatatttttagctagaattttacaaaaaaactaataaactaTATTCATACAATATaatagtttattatttaaatattttttccaaaaaataacttCCAGTTATGGCACAAACTACATTTGAAGTCAatgattgatgtttttttttcaatacttacgTTTAAGAACGCTTataatttaacaacaaaatatattttcttatcaaaattaacttttttatattgttaatagttCAACTAACTAAATTGTTGCAAAATTTGagcaaaaaacaataacatttcttttaaaatcaattaaaactatttgagtAATGAAACGCGTCTTTCACTTTCTCTAGGCGGTggcattttgttacaaaattagtttttcatttatacaatgacaaaacaaacaaaatatatcattaaaaattacttaataaataaataatcacataaatatcaattttacatcaaaataacaatattttttgttatttttgtacttGTAAATGCAACCATTCGATCGCACCGTATAGGTAGTGTatgaaacatacaaaattcacCCTGCATACACTCGCtccaagaataataaaaattataataaaaacatattaaaaaacatcaaaaatattaaatatttatgtgtcaaataatgacattttgtgttttatgtacatatacaacgtataaaatacataatttttgtttagtcaAACATTCCATTCCAGGTACAGCTgtatgcatgaaaaaaaaactctgcaaGAATCATAACATTTTGTCGATGTAATCAATGGAcctaacaaacaaattttatagcgtaaaaataatataattaagcaaaaaaataattaaatttcatgttTCAGGCATATATGCATCAATTCCAACGcatataatttgtttatttaaacattCCATCTAAggttttcttcaagaaaaaaaaagcaaacctaCTATGCAGCTTCTTTTGCAAgaattatgaaattcaacagaTAGGAACGTGTATCCAATggaataaataaacttaaataatgtTCCTACAagctacctacatacatatttcttaaattctaagaaaaatgtaaaaaaaaaagcatatctGCTAAATATTTCGCCTAAAAAGTATTTATCCCCTGCTAGAGGCGcagattgaagaaaaaataaaacaataaacctAGCTATATTTATTCCAACTAATTTTCAATATGCAATTATTGAATGAAATTGGTTTGTATCTCTTTGAAATTATTTGTGGTCCTGAAAAGGACCGTTTTTTAATATAGCGTGTTAAAATCTTAAGCACGTTCACCACGGATGCGTCTGGCCAATTGGATGTCCTTTGGCATAATGGTTACACGCTTGGCATGAATAGCGCACAAGTTGGTATCTTCAAAAAGACCAACTAAGTAGGCTTCACTTGCTTCTTGAAGCGCCATAACAGCTGAGCTCTGGAAACGCAAATCAGTTTTGAAATCTTGTGCGATTTCACGAACTAAACGTTGGAAAGGCAATTTGCGGATCAACAATTCAGTACTCTTCTGATAACGACGGATTTCACGAAGAGCCACAGTTCCGGGACGATAACGATGTGGTTTCTTTACACCTCCGGTGGCTGGAGCACTTTTACGAGCTGCTTTAGTAGCCAGTTGCTTCCTGGGAGCCTTTCCACCAGTCGATTTACGAGCAGTTTGCTTTGTACGAGccatttttcacaatttttttttttattcacacttGAACTAGACACAATCACTAAATAactctgaaaaattttaaaaatcttcttTATCAATACGAGCCTAAATTTGTCTCCGTtcagttgtttttttcattctcaAAAGAATTTCCAATTGGAGAGGCAAGAAAAAATAGCATAAATAATGTGGCAGTTGTAGCGCAAAACACAGTTCAACAGTGACTTTTGTGCGGTGAATATCAAATTATCTTAAAGAAAAATGACTGGTCGTGGTAAAGGAGGAAAAGGTTTGGGCAAAGGTGGCGCTAAACGTCATCGTAAAGTGTTGCGTGATAATATCCAAGGTATTACCAAACCAGCAATTCGTCGATTGGCTCGTCGTGGTGGTGTAAAACGTATTTCTGGTCTGATTTACGAAGAAACTCGTGGTGTTCTAAAAGTGTTCCTGGAAAATGTTATCCGTGATGCTGTTACTTACACTGAACACGCCAAGCGTAAGACCGTCACCGCCATGGATGTAGTTTACGCTTTGAAGAGACAAGGGCGTACTCTTTATGGTTTCGGAGGTTAATTTCCTCtcgtttaaaaacaaacaatcggTCCTTTTCAGGACcacaataaaatcttaaattgatatacacttaaattttactattttaaaattcatacgtATTGAtcgtctgaaataaaaaaaaaattgattgaaacgaacaagaaaataaaaaaaaattgtttcaaatatttgaatctacatatacaaatatgtatatgtatgtagaaatctgaaaaaaaatatatgaagacagaaaataaaatgaagaaaaagaaaatggctacctgtggtaaataaaattattttttttacctagcTTTAACGCGcctgaaataatttcaaatcataaagtaattgataaattcttagaaaagaaaaataattaaaatattattgctTTTCAAACGAACAAATCGATTATTGCAAGTCAAACAAATCCAAATCCATTTTAGTACCTTTTTATGAATCGTTTACCTAGGCATATTTTTGTAAGTAtcttaaatacatacaaatgagcatttttttttaatttttattcaaactaagctattttgtatgtgtttgagcatttttttctattaaaaacaaacaaacaacaacaacaacaacaacattttaaattaataaaggttcgtaatgaaaaaaactgatttatctCTCGTAGAAATGGTTTGTCGTCCTGAAAAGGacggtttttttgtgtttcttgttCTTGCAGCACAATACCAAATTTAGGCACTCTTTTCGGTTTTCTTTGGCAACAAAACAGCTTGGATATTGGGAAGAACACCACCTTGAGCAATTGTTACACCAGAAAGCAATTTGTTCAATTCTTCGTCATTACGGATGGCCAATTGCAAATGACGGGGGATGATTCTTGTTTTCTTGTTGTCACGAGCAGCATTTCCCGCCAATTCCAAAACTTCAGCCGCCAAATATTCCATAACAGCTGCCAAATAAACTGGGGCACCAGCTCCGACGCGCTCAGCATAGTTACCCTTGCGGAGCAAACGATGGATACGACCAACAGGGAATTGAAGCCCAGCACGGTTTGAGCGGGACTTTGCCTTTCCCTTCACTTTTCCACCTTTACCACGACCagacattttaaaactttttatttagattaaacaatttaagagaAAAAGACTTGTTCACTTCAGCACTGCACACTGTATTCTGACCGAATCACAAATGCTCACTTTTATTTATACTCATTTTGCAGCTGCTCACACATCGAAAAAGCGGTGTGTAAAATTGACAACTGCTCGTACAAACAGGGAACATTAACTGGGGGAAATGTACGGTGAGCTCACAGTTCTCGTTCAATCGTCATAGTGTTCAGTTACTACAACAGTGAAGTgaagtgaaattaaaaatgccGCCCAAGACTAGTGGTAAAGCAGCAAAGAAGGCCGGAAaggcacaaaaaaatatcaccaaGACCGATAAGAAGAAGAAGCGCAAGAGGAAGGAAAGCTACGCAATCTACATTTACAAAGTACTCAAGCAAGTACATCCCGACACTGGTATTTCATCGAAAGCCATGAGCATCATGAACAGTTTTGTAAATGATATCTTCGAAAGGATTGCCGCTGAAGCTTCGCGTTTAGCTCACTACAATAAACGCTCAACAATCACAAGTCGGGAGATCCAAACTGCCGTGCGATTGTTGTTGCCTGGTGAACTTGCCAAGCACGCTGTTAGTGAAGGAACTAAGGCAGTTACCAAATACACAAGCtcgaagtaatttatttactgaatttcttcaataaatggcCCTTTTCAGGGccgcaaaaatatcaaaaagagatACCAaccaaattcacaaaaaaaatctatgaattCAATTAgggaatttatattgaaaaaataaaattaaatcattctaTTCTcgcattgattttgtttgagaaaattatgtagcgtcgatatgttttttttttttttgagaaaactaagtAGGTATCgtcgacatgttttttttttttatttcttttgagaaAGCTATGcagcgtcgtcggtcgtcgccaTGTTTTTTTTCTCGAGAAAACTATCTACtatcgacattttttttaagaatattgtaGCATCGACATAATTaaactgaaataaatttgtaataaaattgaaaatcatcaCATTCTTCGcatttaaattctaaaattgtttgcagtttgaataaaaatcatagactgcatacaaaaaaaaacctaaactaaAACTGTTCTGTTTGGATTTGAAGGAAAAACCTacttcttttctttgtttttttttttcaatttgtagcAATTGAAGTTTAaatctctttgaaaaaaaatttgtagtccTGAAAAGGACTGTGGTTTTgtatattaatttcaaatttatattgaaattacttCTTAGCCTTCTTGGCAGCAACCGCCTTTTTGGGTTTAGCTGCAGATGCTGTCGCTGATTTTGCTTTTGGTACTTTTGGCTTGGGAGCAGCGGCCTTTGCTTTAGTTGGTTTAGCTTTGACTGCTGTAGTTTTCTTAGCACTTTTTACCTTTGGCTTTTCTACCTTCTTTTTATCGGCAGTCTTTTTTGTAGTGGCAGCAGCTTTCTTCACTTTCTTCTCACCAGCAGggttcttcaattttttgtcaCCAGCTGCAGCGGCTTTTGGTTTAGCAGCAGATTTTTTCTTCTCGGCGGACTTTGCTTTTGGTTCCTTGCTTGCTAATGCAGACAATTTGAAAGAACCAGCAGCACCCTTTCCTTTTGTTTGCACTAATTTACCACTAATCACAGCacttttcaagtattttttgataaatggaGCAAGTTTTTGAACGTCCACCTTGTAAGTAGCTGCGATGTATTTTTTGATAGCCAACAACGAAGAGCCACCACGTTCCTTCAATGTCTTGATGGCGGCATCAACCATTTGCTGAGTAGGAGGATGAGTTGGAGTTGATTTTGGTTTCTTTGAACCACTGGCAGCAGCCTTCTTgggttttttttctgcaacaaCGGCAGGAGATGCAGCGACAGTATcggacattttgatttttttattaaaatataactttcaatataataaaacacttttaagaattcactttttttttggtaatcttCAAGCGAAATATCAACTCATAGACTTGAATTGATGAGAATCAACGAGAACGaaggtatacaaaattttcatttatttgaacGCTTTTACACTGTTGCATCCTTAGGTTAGTCTGaaaaagttaagatttttcatatttttagctagaattttacaaaaaaactaataaactaTATTCATACAA
Proteins encoded in this region:
- the LOC129905409 gene encoding histone H2B, producing MPPKTSGKAAKKAGKAQKNITKTDKKKKRKRKESYAIYIYKVLKQVHPDTGISSKAMSIMNSFVNDIFERIAAEASRLAHYNKRSTITSREIQTAVRLLLPGELAKHAVSEGTKAVTKYTSSK
- the LOC129910038 gene encoding histone H1-like, translated to MVDAAIKTLKERGGSSLLAIKKYIAATYKVDVQKLAPFIKKYLKSAVISGKLVQTKGKGAAGSFKLSALASKEPKAKSAEKKKSAAKPKAAAAGDKKLKNPAGEKKVKKAAATTKKTADKKKVEKPKVKSAKKTTAVKAKPTKAKAAAPKPKVPKAKSATASAAKPKKAVAAKKAKK
- the LOC129905406 gene encoding histone H2A, whose protein sequence is MSGRGKGGKVKGKAKSRSNRAGLQFPVGRIHRLLRKGNYAERVGAGAPVYLAAVMEYLAAEVLELAGNAARDNKKTRIIPRHLQLAIRNDEELNKLLSGVTIAQGGVLPNIQAVLLPKKTEKSA